In the genome of Primulina eburnea isolate SZY01 unplaced genomic scaffold, ASM2296580v1 ctg808_ERROPOS3000000+, whole genome shotgun sequence, one region contains:
- the LOC140822352 gene encoding subtilisin-like protease SBT5.3, whose translation MKGHNIVSTSYLLLSLVLSLLLRPTFAHKKSYVVYLGAHSHGAEATPTDYDRVKQSHYEFLGSYLGSCERAKSAIFYSYTRHINGFAAYLGEEEATQISRHPDVVSVFLNQGKKLHTTRSWDFMGLEGNGEISSSLIWKKARLGEDTIIGNLDTGAWPESKSFSDDGFGPVPSKWKGTCQRGLDPSFRCNRKLIGARYFNKGYGAAVGPLNSTFKTPRDTEGHGSHTLSTAGGNFVAGANVFGYGNGTAKGGSPKARVAAYKVCWPPVAGNECFDADILAAFDKAIHDRVDVLSVSLGGDPAPFYNDSVAIGSFHAVKHGITVICSAGNSGPGAGTVSNVAPWQITVGASTMDRQFPSYVFLGNNMGFRGESLSTKSLPKNKFFPIISAAFANAANVSAEQAILCKAETLDPEKVKGKILVCLRGDNARVDKGQQAALAGAVGMVLANNQASGYEIIADPHVLPASHINYVDGLAVFSYVNSTRSGVASITRPRTQLVTKPAPFMAAFSSKGPNTITPEILKPDITAPGVSVIAAYTEAQGPTNQDFDKRRVKFNSVSGTSMSCPHVSGVVGLLKTLHPNWSPAAIKSAIMTTAKTADNTMKPLTNASHFKATPFSYGGGHINPNRAMDPGLVYDLGLHDYLNFMCALGYNKTQVRLFSDKPHTCSNPTSIINLNYPSITVPKLNGSVTVTRRVKNVGSPATYKVRIRSPPGISVQVKPDILKFETIGEEKDFQVVLEAKEAGVAGNYVFGKLIWSDGNHYVRSPIVVNKL comes from the exons ATGAAAGGCCACAATATTGTTTCCACTTCTTATCTTCTCCTCTCACTAGTTTTATCACTATTACTTAGACCCACATTTGCCCACAAAAAG TCATATGTGGTGTACTTAGGAGCTCATTCCCATGGAGCAGAAGCGACACCCACCGACTATGACAGAGTAAAACAGTCTCATTATGAGTTTCTTGGATCATATTTGGGCAG CTGTGAGAGGGCCAAAAGTGCCATTTTCTACTCTTACACCAGACACATTAATGGATTCGCAGCATATCTCGGAGAGGAAGAAGCGACCCAAATATCGA GGCATCCAGATGTTGTGTCGGTGTTCTTAAATCAAGGAAAGAAATTGCACACAACCAGATCATGGGATTTTATGGGCCTCGAAGGAAATGGTGAAATAAGCTCTAGTTTGATATGGAAGAAGGCCAGACTTGGTGAAGATACCATCATAGGAAATCTTGATACTG GTGCATGGCCAGAATCAAAGAGCTTTAGTGATGATGGATTTGGACCTGTTCCATCAAAATGGAAAGGAACTTGCCAACGTGGCTTGGATCCCAGCTTTCGCTGCAACAG GAAGCTCATTGGAGCCAGATACTTCAACAAAGGATATGGTGCAGCCGTAGGGCCCCTAAATTCGACATTCAAGACACCTCGAGACACTGAAGGTCACGGATCACACACATTATCAACTGCTGGTGGTAATTTTGTGGCTGGAGCAAATGTTTTTGGGTATGGAAATGGAACAGCAAAGGGCGGATCACCGAAAGCTAGAGTGGCAGCTTACAAGGTGTGCTGGCCACCTGTTGCAGGGAATGAATGCTTCGATGCAGATATATTGGCTGCCTTTGATAAAGCCATCCATGATAGAGTAGATGTGCTATCGGTATCTCTGGGAGGAGATCCTGCACCATTTTATAATGACAGTGTTGCTATTGGGTCGTTTCATGCTGTCAAACATGGCATTACTGTTATTTGTTCGGCTGGTAACTCAGGGCCTGGTGCTGGTACGGTTTCGAATGTCGCGCCGTGGCAGATTACAGTAGGTGCAAGCACCATGGACCGCCAGTTTCCTAGTTATGTTTTCCTTGGAAACAATATGGGCTTCAGA GGAGAGAGCCTTTCAACTAAATCACTGCCCAAGAATAAGTTCTTCCCGATAATTTCTGCTGCATTTGCTAATGCTGCTAATGTGTCCGCTGAACAGGC GATTCTTTGTAAAGCTGAAACTCTGGATCCTGAAAAGGTGAAGGGGAAAATCTTGGTCTGTCTACGAGGAGATAATGCGAGGGTGGACAAAGGACAGCAAGCGGCCTTAGCTGGAGCAGTGGGAATGGTTTTAGCCAACAACCAGGCTTCTGGTTATGAAATTATTGCTGATCCTCATGTCCTACCCGCTTCACATATCAATTATGTAGATGGGCTTGCTGTTTTTTCTTACGTTAATTCCACGAG GTCTGGCGTAGCTTCTATCACACGACCCAGGACACAATTAGTTACAAAACCAGCTCCATTCATGGCTGCCTTTTCGTCCAAGGGCCCTAACACCATCACACCGGAAATTCTGAAG CCTGATATCACTGCTCCAGGAGTGAGTGTCATAGCCGCCTACACGGAAGCTCAGGGACCAACAAATCAAGATTTTGATAAACGACGCGTGAAGTTCAATTCAGTCTCGGGAACTTCAATGTCGTGCCCTCATGTTTCAGGGGTTGTCGGCCTCTTGAAAACCCTCCATCCAAATTGGAGCCCTGCAGCTATAAAATCCGCCATAATGACCACCG CAAAAACGGCTGACAATACAATGAAGCCGCTGACAAATGCATCCCATTTCAAGGCTACACCATTCAGCTACGGAGGAGGTCATATTAACCCGAACCGAGCAATGGATCCTGGACTAGTGTATGATCTTGGACTCCACGACTACTTGAACTTCATGTGTGCCCTCGGCTACAATAAAACTCAAGTCCGGTTGTTTTCTGACAAACCACATACGTGCTCGAATCCTACCAGCATCATCAACTTGAACTACCCTTCAATCACAGTACCTAAGCTCAATGGTTCAGTAACAGTAACTAGAAGAGTCAAGAATGTAGGTTCACCAGCAACTTACAAAGTTCGTATCCGCAGCCCCCCTGGAATATCGGTTCAAGTTAAACCagatattctgaagttcgagacAATTGGTGAGGAGAAAGATTTCCAGGTTGTTTTGGAGGCGAAAGAAGCCGGTGTTGCTGGGAATTATGTATTCGGGAAGCTGATATGGTCCGATGGTAACCATTATGTAAGGAGTCCAATTGTTGTCAATAAACTATAG
- the LOC140822369 gene encoding chlorophyll a-b binding protein 8, chloroplastic, giving the protein MATQALVSSSSICATADAARQIFGGRSIQFSRKVSFVVRAEAAPPVKQGADRQLWFASKQSLSYLDGSLPGDYGFDPLGLSDPEGTGGFIEPRWLAYGEIINGRFAMLGAVGAIAPEILGKAGLVPPETALPWFRTGVIPPAGTYNYWADNYTLFVFEMALMGFAEHRRFQDWYNPGSMGKQYFLGLEKGLGGSGEPAYPGGPFFNPLGFGKDQKSLKDLKLKEVKNGRLAMLAILGYFVQALVTGDGPYENLLAHLSDPVHNNVLTSLKFH; this is encoded by the exons ATGGCAACACAGGCGTTGGTCTCTTCATCATCAATCTGCGCCACCGCAGACGCAGCCAGGCAGATTTTTGGAGGAAGGTCAATCCAATTTTCAAGAAAGGTCTCATTTGTTGTCAGGGCCGAGGCTGCTCCTCCTGTCAAG CAAGGAGCAGACAGGCAACTCTGGTTTGCATCGAAGCAGAGTCTGTCCTACTTGGATGGAAG TCTCCCCGGTGACTACGGATTCGACCCATTGGGGCTGTCAGACCCAGAAGGCACTGGAGGGTTCATCGAGCCCAGATGGCTAGCCTACGGAGAAATCATCAATGGCCGTTTCGCAATGCTAGGGGCAGTGGGTGCCATAGCACCAGAAATCCTAGGGAAAGCCGGCCTGGTTCCACCAGAAACAGCTCTCCCCTGGTTCAGAACAGGAGTCATCCCCCCGGCCGGAACATACAACTACTGGGCTGATAACTACACACTATTCGTTTTCGAAATGGCGCTGATGGGATTTGCTGAGCACCGAAGATTCCAGGACTGGTACAATCCAGGTTCCATGGGTAAGCAATATTTTTTGGGCCTGGAAAAGGGATTGGGCGGGTCGGGTGAACCAGCCTACCCTGGCGGCCCGTTTTTCAACCCGCTTGGATTCGGGAAGGATCAGAAATCTTTGAAGGATCTGaagttgaaggaagtgaagaatGGAAGACTGGCCATGTTGGCTATCTTGGGTTACTTTGTCCAGGCTCTGGTGACGGGTGACGGCCCGTATGAGAACTTGCTGGCTCACTTGTCGGATCCTGTGCACAACAACGTGCTAACCAGTCTTAAATTTCACTAA